In Janthinobacterium sp. 67, a genomic segment contains:
- the proW gene encoding glycine betaine/L-proline ABC transporter permease ProW has product MNPSTVSTVEAVVEQPAAQINPWALTPPGDTSWLDAAGPAVQPEHAASGFHLTQIFDGSLPLESWINQGLGWVVAHFRPFFQAVRAPIDSVLSGVEGLLLAAPSLTVIAIIGLLAWQFTSRTLAIGTVLALLLVSMLGIWPEAMTTLSLVLTSLAFCLAIGLPLGIFLASSDRAQNILRPLLDAMQTTPAFVYLVPVVMLFGIGNAPGVIVTIIFALPPLVRLTNLGIRQVRPDLIEAARAYGASPWQLLTRVQFPLAMPSIMAGINQSLMLSLSMVVIASMIAVGGLGQMVLRGIGRLDMGLATVGGLGIVLLAITLDRLTQAMGQPRRGVRHWYQTGPAGFVLRLVRGNTEKNNVEQQATLANAQ; this is encoded by the coding sequence ATGAATCCAAGCACCGTTTCCACAGTAGAAGCTGTTGTTGAACAGCCGGCCGCGCAAATCAATCCCTGGGCGCTGACGCCGCCGGGCGACACGTCCTGGCTGGATGCGGCCGGACCGGCCGTGCAGCCCGAACACGCGGCCTCCGGTTTTCACCTGACGCAGATTTTCGATGGCTCGCTGCCGCTGGAAAGCTGGATCAACCAGGGCCTGGGCTGGGTTGTCGCCCATTTCCGCCCATTCTTCCAGGCCGTGCGCGCGCCGATCGACAGCGTGCTGTCCGGCGTGGAAGGCTTGCTGCTGGCGGCCCCGTCGCTGACGGTCATCGCCATCATCGGCTTGCTGGCGTGGCAATTTACCAGCCGCACCTTGGCCATCGGCACCGTGCTGGCGCTGCTGCTCGTATCGATGCTGGGCATCTGGCCGGAAGCCATGACGACCTTGTCGCTGGTATTGACGTCGCTCGCGTTCTGCCTGGCCATCGGTTTGCCGCTCGGTATTTTCCTTGCCAGCAGCGACCGCGCGCAGAATATCCTGCGTCCCTTGCTCGACGCCATGCAGACGACGCCTGCGTTTGTTTATCTGGTGCCGGTGGTGATGCTGTTTGGTATCGGTAATGCGCCAGGCGTGATCGTGACGATCATCTTTGCCTTGCCGCCGCTCGTGCGTTTGACCAACCTCGGTATCCGCCAGGTGCGTCCCGACCTGATCGAAGCGGCCCGCGCGTATGGCGCCTCGCCGTGGCAGTTGCTGACCCGCGTGCAGTTTCCGCTGGCCATGCCGTCCATCATGGCTGGTATCAACCAGTCGCTGATGCTGTCGCTGTCGATGGTTGTGATCGCCTCGATGATCGCCGTTGGCGGCCTGGGCCAGATGGTATTGCGCGGCATCGGCCGCCTGGACATGGGCCTGGCAACCGTCGGTGGCCTCGGTATCGTGCTGCTGGCCATCACCCTGGACCGCTTGACGCAAGCGATGGGCCAGCCACGCCGCGGCGTGCGCCATTGGTACCAGACGGGGCCTGCCGGTTTCGTGCTGCGCCTGGTGCGCGGCAATACGGAGAAAAATAATGTTGAACAGCAAGCTACGCTGGCCAACGCACAATAA
- the proX gene encoding glycine betaine/L-proline ABC transporter substrate-binding protein ProX, producing the protein MHQIDNFKVTQKSQRKFQLFSALAIAAMALTTSLAMAQTSAASADALPGKGIKVQPLQSSIAEETFQTMLVDKALEKLGYEVQPIKEVEYPTAHIAIANGDATFMAVHWDPMHKDFYNNAGGDAKLLRTGQYAGPAAQGYLIDKATAEKYNITNIDQLRDPNLAKLFDHDGDGKADLTGCNPGWGCEALIENHMDAYKLRETVTHVQGSYAALIADTLGRYKRGEPILYYTWTPYWVSGVLVPGKDVVWLKVPFSANPEKVNTRLDNGSDYGFAVNTARIVSNKAWAEKNPAAAKLFEVMQLPVADINAQNERMRRGENTQADIARHTAGWIKFHQQKFDGWIAQALAAAKK; encoded by the coding sequence ATGCATCAAATTGACAATTTTAAAGTGACGCAAAAATCGCAACGCAAGTTCCAGCTGTTTTCCGCCCTGGCAATCGCCGCCATGGCCCTGACCACGAGCCTGGCCATGGCGCAGACGTCGGCCGCGTCCGCCGATGCGCTGCCCGGCAAGGGCATCAAGGTGCAGCCGCTGCAAAGCTCGATCGCGGAAGAAACCTTCCAGACCATGCTGGTCGACAAGGCCCTGGAAAAGCTCGGCTACGAAGTGCAGCCGATCAAGGAAGTGGAATATCCGACCGCGCATATCGCGATCGCCAACGGCGACGCCACCTTCATGGCCGTGCATTGGGATCCGATGCACAAGGATTTCTATAACAACGCGGGCGGCGACGCCAAGCTGTTGCGCACGGGCCAGTATGCCGGTCCTGCCGCACAAGGTTATCTGATCGACAAAGCGACGGCCGAGAAGTACAACATCACGAATATCGACCAGTTGCGCGACCCGAACCTGGCCAAGCTGTTCGATCACGATGGCGACGGCAAGGCCGACTTGACGGGCTGCAACCCTGGCTGGGGCTGCGAAGCGCTGATCGAAAACCACATGGATGCGTATAAATTGCGCGAAACGGTAACGCACGTGCAGGGCAGCTATGCGGCCCTGATCGCCGACACCCTGGGCCGCTACAAGCGCGGCGAACCGATTTTGTACTACACGTGGACGCCGTACTGGGTCAGCGGCGTGCTGGTGCCGGGCAAGGACGTGGTCTGGCTGAAAGTGCCGTTCTCGGCCAATCCGGAGAAAGTAAACACGCGTCTGGACAATGGCAGCGATTACGGCTTTGCCGTCAACACGGCGCGCATCGTGTCGAACAAGGCCTGGGCCGAGAAAAACCCGGCGGCAGCCAAGCTGTTCGAAGTGATGCAGCTGCCCGTGGCCGACATCAATGCGCAGAACGAGCGCATGCGCCGCGGCGAAAACACGCAAGCCGATATCGCACGCCATACGGCTGGCTGGATCAAGTTCCACCAGCAAAAGTTTGACGGCTGGATCGCGCAAGCGCTGGCGGCGGCGAAAAAGTAA
- a CDS encoding GNAT family N-acetyltransferase gives MTPSPNSLVSVAHATDLPRLFDVWHLSVRATHDFLADSDIAFLEPFVRDELARVMAERLLHVLRADDGVAYAFLCVEHARIEMLFVHPDQRGSGAGRALVRHAIAALGATAVDVNEHNTQAHGFYSHLGFIGESRSERDPFGQPFPILHLKLAENG, from the coding sequence ATGACACCATCACCGAATTCCCTGGTTTCCGTGGCCCATGCCACCGACCTGCCCCGCTTGTTCGATGTCTGGCACCTGTCCGTACGCGCCACCCACGATTTCCTCGCCGATAGCGATATCGCCTTCCTGGAGCCCTTCGTCCGCGACGAGCTGGCCAGGGTGATGGCCGAACGCCTGCTGCACGTGCTGCGCGCCGATGACGGCGTCGCCTATGCCTTCCTGTGCGTCGAACACGCCAGGATCGAGATGCTGTTCGTGCATCCCGACCAGCGCGGCAGCGGCGCCGGCCGCGCGCTGGTACGGCACGCCATCGCCGCCCTGGGCGCCACGGCCGTCGACGTCAATGAACACAACACGCAAGCGCATGGCTTTTACAGCCACCTGGGCTTTATCGGGGAAAGCCGCTCCGAACGCGACCCGTTCGGCCAGCCTTTCCCCATTTTGCACCTGAAACTGGCCGAAAACGGCTAA
- a CDS encoding acyl-CoA-binding protein, whose product MSLQEQFEQAQLDSKTLSERPDNMTLLKIYALFKQASSGDATGERPGMTDFVNRAKFDAWAALAGTSKEDAQQQYIDLIEDLKD is encoded by the coding sequence ATGAGTTTACAAGAGCAATTCGAACAAGCGCAGCTCGATTCCAAGACCCTGTCCGAGCGTCCGGACAATATGACCTTGTTGAAAATCTACGCCTTGTTCAAGCAAGCGTCGAGCGGTGACGCCACGGGCGAGCGTCCTGGCATGACCGACTTCGTCAATCGCGCCAAGTTCGACGCCTGGGCGGCCCTGGCCGGCACTTCGAAGGAAGATGCGCAGCAACAATACATCGACCTGATCGAAGACTTGAAGGACTGA
- a CDS encoding FKBP-type peptidyl-prolyl cis-trans isomerase yields MTTTTTASGLQYIDTVVGEGAEAQAGNNVVVHYTGWLQNDDGSAGSKFDSSKDRNDPFEFPLGAGRVIQGWDEGVQGMKVGGKRQLIIPAALGYGARGAGGVIPPNATLIFDVELLGV; encoded by the coding sequence ATGACCACCACCACTACCGCTTCCGGCCTGCAATACATCGATACCGTCGTTGGCGAAGGCGCTGAAGCGCAAGCCGGCAACAATGTTGTCGTGCATTACACGGGCTGGCTGCAAAACGACGACGGCAGCGCCGGTTCAAAATTTGACTCGAGCAAGGACCGCAACGATCCATTCGAATTCCCGCTGGGCGCCGGCCGCGTCATCCAGGGTTGGGACGAAGGCGTGCAGGGCATGAAAGTGGGCGGCAAGCGCCAGCTGATCATCCCTGCGGCACTGGGCTATGGCGCGCGCGGCGCCGGCGGCGTGATTCCACCGAACGCCACCCTGATTTTCGACGTCGAACTGCTGGGCGTATAA
- a CDS encoding YVTN family beta-propeller repeat protein, giving the protein MFRSLRRLVFSSLCLVSAISTAQAEVVVVLNSRDATVQLLDQKTYAPLSTFAVGKEPHHLMETPDGKSLIVASSVGNELIFLDPVSGQIQRRISNILDPYQIGFSPDQKWFISNSLRLDRIDLYRYDGKNLTLAKRIALPKLPSHMAFTADSTMAFITQQGSNQVSAIDLATQTVKWTMPVGPAPAGITMTPDGKHLLVGIMGSDYVEVIDWRTQKTVKRIKAGAGTHNFRALGDNRMTFVSNRVSNTINIIDQQTLENVGTINVPGGPDCMEITPDGKTMWVTLRWIKKVAVIDLTTRKVIKTIPVGRSPHGVYFATHSPRM; this is encoded by the coding sequence ATGTTCCGCAGTCTACGCCGCCTTGTTTTTTCCTCGCTGTGCCTGGTTTCCGCAATATCGACGGCGCAAGCCGAAGTGGTGGTGGTGCTCAATTCCCGTGATGCTACGGTGCAACTGCTGGACCAGAAAACCTATGCTCCCCTGTCCACCTTTGCCGTCGGCAAGGAACCGCACCATCTGATGGAAACGCCCGATGGCAAGTCGCTGATCGTCGCCAGTTCCGTCGGCAATGAGCTGATTTTCCTCGACCCCGTGTCGGGCCAGATCCAGCGCCGCATCAGCAACATCCTCGACCCGTACCAGATCGGCTTTTCGCCGGACCAGAAGTGGTTCATCTCGAATTCGCTGCGCCTGGACCGCATCGACCTGTACCGCTACGACGGCAAGAACCTGACCCTGGCCAAGCGCATCGCGCTGCCGAAACTGCCCAGCCACATGGCGTTCACGGCCGACAGCACCATGGCTTTCATTACGCAGCAGGGCAGCAACCAGGTCAGCGCCATCGACCTGGCCACGCAAACCGTCAAATGGACGATGCCCGTCGGCCCCGCGCCGGCCGGCATCACGATGACGCCCGATGGCAAGCATTTGCTCGTCGGTATCATGGGCAGCGATTACGTGGAAGTGATCGACTGGCGCACGCAAAAGACCGTCAAGCGCATCAAGGCGGGCGCCGGCACGCACAATTTCCGCGCGCTCGGAGACAACCGCATGACGTTCGTCTCGAACCGCGTGTCGAACACGATCAACATCATCGACCAGCAAACCCTGGAAAACGTGGGCACCATCAATGTGCCGGGCGGCCCCGATTGCATGGAAATCACGCCGGACGGCAAGACCATGTGGGTGACCCTGCGCTGGATCAAGAAAGTGGCCGTGATCGACCTGACCACGCGCAAGGTCATCAAGACGATACCGGTGGGCCGCTCGCCCCATGGCGTGTATTTCGCCACCCACTCGCCGCGCATGTAA
- a CDS encoding polysaccharide deacetylase family protein, producing MMKRFIFAGHAPAMLLCASAMLSPAHAAAPAPAAQPPTASSAPAACKGTIYMTFDTGSQSQAQLIADVLNRRHVKATFFLANEKTTRGDYSLDPSWAQYWKARVAEGHAFGTHTFDHVYWKKDLANGLIQVKPQFGKDGGKLASFSDKQFCEELRRVDTRFQELTGRKLDPFWRAPGGYTSPRTLAAGSACGYQHAGWAPAGYSGDELPSDKYPNAMLLRKALANLRSGDIFISHMGIWSRKDAWAPANLDALISGLQDKGFCFATLREHPAYAQKKGQP from the coding sequence ATGATGAAACGCTTCATTTTCGCGGGCCATGCGCCCGCCATGCTGCTGTGCGCCAGCGCCATGCTGTCGCCCGCGCATGCCGCCGCGCCGGCACCGGCAGCACAGCCCCCAACCGCATCTTCCGCCCCGGCCGCCTGCAAGGGCACCATCTACATGACCTTCGACACGGGCAGCCAGTCGCAAGCGCAACTGATCGCCGACGTGCTCAATCGACGCCATGTGAAGGCGACCTTCTTCCTGGCCAACGAAAAGACGACGCGCGGCGACTATTCGCTCGACCCCTCTTGGGCGCAGTACTGGAAAGCCCGGGTCGCCGAAGGCCATGCGTTCGGCACGCATACGTTCGACCACGTGTACTGGAAGAAGGATCTGGCCAACGGCTTGATCCAGGTCAAGCCCCAGTTCGGCAAGGATGGCGGCAAGCTGGCCTCGTTTAGCGATAAACAGTTCTGCGAGGAATTGCGCCGCGTCGATACGCGCTTCCAGGAGCTGACCGGCCGCAAGCTCGACCCATTCTGGCGCGCGCCGGGCGGCTACACGTCGCCGCGCACCCTGGCGGCCGGCAGCGCTTGCGGCTACCAGCACGCGGGCTGGGCGCCAGCGGGCTACTCGGGTGATGAGCTGCCCAGCGACAAGTATCCGAACGCCATGCTGCTGAGAAAAGCGCTGGCGAACTTGCGCAGCGGCGACATTTTCATTTCGCACATGGGCATCTGGTCGCGCAAGGATGCGTGGGCACCGGCCAACCTCGATGCCTTGATTTCCGGCTTGCAAGACAAAGGATTCTGCTTTGCCACCCTGCGCGAGCATCCTGCCTACGCGCAAAAGAAGGGCCAGCCATGA
- a CDS encoding sterol desaturase family protein yields the protein MMAADILGFVTPVIDAVVDAFGVAQGWLFQTIVNPLVYHLGFGEFTEEAFEGTEWLLIGLCELVLLFLVLRPLEALIPAQKITDPRARWNDFIYTVLHRIGLFSVLVFFTLDPLMDALAGALRFDDIHPLNLESLLPGISPLLSFIIYFVILDFVDYCYHRASHHFGWWWGLHSLHHSQQNMNLWSDDRNHLLDDFLRDVVMALVALGIGVPPGQYVLLVSISRILQSLQHANVRIHFGRIGERLLISPRFHRTHHAIGVGHESKGKGSMGGCNFGVVLPIWDMLLGTANFSAGYARTGVRDQLARIDSKGMGRPGRNYGRGFWQQQWLGLRRMVEFARIKRKGRR from the coding sequence ATGATGGCCGCCGACATCCTCGGCTTCGTCACGCCCGTGATCGATGCCGTGGTCGACGCCTTTGGCGTGGCGCAAGGCTGGCTGTTCCAGACTATCGTCAATCCGCTCGTGTATCACCTGGGCTTTGGCGAATTCACGGAAGAAGCGTTCGAGGGCACGGAATGGCTGCTGATCGGCTTGTGCGAACTGGTGCTGCTGTTTCTCGTACTGCGCCCGCTCGAGGCCCTGATTCCCGCGCAAAAGATCACGGATCCGCGCGCCCGCTGGAACGATTTCATTTACACGGTGCTGCACCGGATCGGCCTGTTTTCCGTGCTGGTGTTTTTCACGCTCGATCCGCTGATGGATGCGCTGGCGGGCGCCTTGCGTTTCGATGACATCCATCCCTTGAACCTGGAATCGCTGTTGCCCGGCATCAGCCCCTTGCTCAGTTTTATCATTTATTTTGTGATACTGGACTTCGTCGATTATTGCTACCATCGGGCTTCGCACCACTTCGGCTGGTGGTGGGGCTTGCACAGCCTGCACCACAGTCAGCAAAACATGAATCTGTGGAGCGACGACCGCAACCACCTGCTCGACGACTTTCTGCGCGACGTGGTGATGGCCCTGGTGGCGCTCGGCATCGGCGTGCCGCCGGGCCAGTACGTGTTGCTGGTGTCGATTTCGCGCATCCTGCAAAGCTTGCAGCATGCGAATGTGAGGATACACTTCGGCCGCATCGGCGAGCGGCTGTTGATCTCGCCCCGTTTCCACCGCACGCACCATGCGATCGGCGTGGGGCACGAATCGAAAGGCAAGGGCAGCATGGGCGGTTGCAACTTCGGCGTCGTCTTGCCGATTTGGGATATGCTGCTGGGCACCGCGAATTTCTCGGCCGGCTATGCGCGCACGGGCGTGCGCGACCAGCTGGCCCGCATCGACAGCAAGGGCATGGGCCGGCCGGGACGCAACTATGGCCGCGGCTTCTGGCAGCAGCAATGGCTGGGCCTGCGCCGCATGGTGGAATTTGCAAGAATCAAACGAAAAGGACGCCGTTGA
- a CDS encoding EI24 domain-containing protein, whose amino-acid sequence MRNVLNSYGRALLSQLHGRILLLSVAPFILSLVLWGGLLYVGLQPLIDSLHALFTQYDFFRTSGQVLSTFGLGTLKAVIVPLIAMFMLLPLMILTALIFMGLFAMPAIARHVGGRHYPQLDKKHGGSLLGSVGTSLATFLLFIIAWVILLPLYAFPPAALVGQAVLWGWLTYRVMAYDAMADYASAEERHAIMREQRWPLLAIGMVSGVAGAVPGMLWMGGVMAVVFFPFLAAFAIWLYVLIFIFTGLWFQYYCLEALSRLRGVRGMTDVAPADA is encoded by the coding sequence ATGCGTAATGTGTTGAATTCGTATGGCCGCGCCTTGCTGTCGCAATTGCATGGCCGGATATTGCTGCTGAGCGTGGCGCCATTCATCCTGTCGCTGGTGCTGTGGGGCGGCCTGTTGTACGTGGGCCTGCAGCCGCTGATCGACAGCCTGCATGCGCTGTTCACGCAATACGATTTCTTCCGCACCAGCGGCCAGGTGCTGTCCACCTTTGGCCTGGGCACGCTGAAGGCCGTCATCGTGCCGCTGATCGCCATGTTCATGCTGCTGCCGCTGATGATCCTGACGGCGCTGATCTTCATGGGCCTGTTTGCTATGCCGGCCATCGCCCGCCACGTGGGCGGGCGGCACTATCCGCAACTGGACAAGAAGCATGGCGGCAGCCTGCTCGGCAGCGTCGGCACCTCGCTGGCCACCTTTTTGCTGTTTATTATCGCCTGGGTCATCCTGCTGCCCCTGTACGCGTTTCCGCCTGCCGCCCTGGTGGGGCAAGCCGTGCTGTGGGGCTGGCTGACCTATCGCGTAATGGCGTATGACGCCATGGCCGACTACGCCAGCGCGGAAGAGCGCCACGCCATCATGCGCGAACAGCGCTGGCCCCTGCTGGCCATCGGCATGGTGTCCGGCGTGGCTGGCGCCGTGCCGGGCATGCTGTGGATGGGCGGCGTCATGGCCGTGGTGTTCTTTCCCTTCCTGGCGGCGTTCGCCATCTGGCTGTATGTGCTGATCTTTATTTTTACGGGTCTGTGGTTCCAGTATTACTGCCTGGAAGCACTGTCGCGTTTGCGGGGCGTACGCGGCATGACCGACGTGGCGCCAGCGGACGCTTGA
- a CDS encoding competence/damage-inducible protein A, whose amino-acid sequence MAIGLIIIGDEILSGKRTDQHFPKVVSMLKARGLQLSWAEYVGDEPARLVALLKRSFASGDIVFSFGGIGATPDDHTRQAAADALGLPLVLHPQGKLNIQQRITEMGEEAGVPADLNSPENLHRLKMAEFVEGAELIPNPYNKIAGFAVREHYFVPGFPVMSWPMIEWVLDTHYAHLFNQVPHAEHALLVYETAESLLTPLMVRLEAEFPLIKVFSLPSVGDAQTRRHIELGVKGEPEQAAAAFAQMCAALDTLRAEYTTI is encoded by the coding sequence ATGGCTATCGGATTGATTATCATCGGCGACGAAATCCTGTCGGGCAAGCGCACGGACCAGCATTTCCCGAAAGTGGTAAGCATGCTCAAGGCGCGGGGCTTGCAGCTGAGCTGGGCGGAATACGTGGGCGACGAACCGGCCCGCCTGGTGGCCTTGCTCAAGCGCAGCTTTGCCAGCGGCGACATCGTCTTCAGCTTTGGCGGCATCGGCGCCACGCCGGACGACCATACGCGCCAGGCGGCGGCCGATGCGCTGGGCTTGCCGCTGGTGCTGCATCCGCAGGGCAAGCTCAATATCCAGCAGCGCATCACGGAAATGGGCGAGGAAGCTGGCGTGCCGGCCGATTTGAACTCGCCGGAAAACCTGCACCGCCTGAAAATGGCGGAATTTGTCGAAGGTGCCGAGCTGATTCCGAATCCGTACAACAAGATTGCCGGCTTTGCCGTGCGCGAGCATTATTTCGTGCCCGGCTTTCCCGTCATGTCCTGGCCCATGATCGAATGGGTGCTCGACACGCATTATGCCCACCTGTTCAACCAGGTGCCGCATGCGGAACATGCCTTGCTCGTGTATGAAACGGCCGAATCCCTGCTGACGCCGCTGATGGTGCGCCTGGAAGCGGAGTTTCCGCTGATCAAAGTGTTCAGCCTGCCCAGCGTGGGCGATGCGCAGACGCGCCGGCATATCGAACTGGGCGTCAAGGGCGAGCCTGAGCAGGCGGCAGCCGCCTTCGCGCAGATGTGCGCCGCACTCGATACCTTGCGGGCGGAATACACCACCATCTGA